Part of the Prionailurus bengalensis isolate Pbe53 chromosome B3, Fcat_Pben_1.1_paternal_pri, whole genome shotgun sequence genome is shown below.
AAGTGGCATGTTCCCAgagacctttcttttttaaaattttatttaatctctacatctgaggtggggctcaaactccaccctgagatcaaggtcGCATGCTCTTCCTATCAAGCCAGTGTgttcgcgcccccccccccccaatctttcttgctctatgctttttttaaaaattttttaatgtttaattttgagagagagaaagagagcgagcaagcacgtgcacacaagtgggggaggggcagagagagaaatccgaaacaggctccaggctgtcagcacagagcctgatgcggggcttgaacccatgaactgcgagatcatgacctgagctgaagttggttgcttaacctactgagccacccaggtgcccctcttgctcTTGAATGCTGTTGGGTATGTATTGTAATGGGGACCTACACTGTCACTAGATGTCCTTGAACACATTTATGCTTGCCTGGACTGTGGGTCCTGCCTTCCTCGTTCTTCCctctttttacattttccagGCCAATTGCCTTAGGTAGCTACCAGATGTTAGCATTTATTGTTGGAATTTACCCGAACTCAATTGAGGGCTTGGTAATGGTGTTTTTCCCATGGGGTGTGGATGGGGTATTCCCAGTATACCTTTGCTCTTAGTAACTGCCCCTTTCTTTGCCCTTCTATGATGGTGTTAAATGAAGAGGAGCTCAGAGTTGTCTTTGCTATTCTTTGTGAAATGAAAGACCAGAATTTGAGTTCAATTTTAGTTTTGCTGTGTGTTGAGTATCGACTGCCTGGTATTTGAGAGCTAGGCATGTAaggggttttgttttcctttggcaGGGCAGGTGTCCTGCCTTTTGGGTACTAAAGTCTTGCAAGCATTTTACATTACCTGCCTTGCTGTGGAAGGTTCTTGGAACAGAGTGGGCTCTTGTTTATAGATTGAgatcttggaattttttttctttgaatagtcACTTGAGACTTGTTACCAGGACCTACCTGTGAACCTATACTGTCTGAGCCTCAAGGGTTTTTGTAAATTGAGCTCCAGTGAGAAGCAAGTGTTCTTGAATTCCAGGTCCAAGATCTTTTCCTCACTCTATCTCATGAGTGTCATTGTCTGCTGTCATTCCTTCAGTGAGGCCTTTGTGGGCAGTCCCAGGCGAGGCTGGAGATGGTGCAGTGCTGCCCAGCCTTCCACGTGAAGGGCAGGAGGAGGTGCTGGACCGCCTGGACTTTGTGCTCAGCAGCCTGGCGGCCCTGCGGCGGGAGGTGGAGGAGCTGAGGAGCAGCCTGCAGGGGCTTGCTGGGCAGATTGTTGGGGAGGTCCGGTGAGTGATGCGGCCTTCTGTCCTGCCTCGCCCCCGCCCCTCAACTTTTCCCAGTCCCTATAGCTTTTCAGCTGAGCCGTGTCCTGGCCTTTGCTGCCTGTCCCTAAGGAAGAAGCCAGTTTTACAGCTTCTCCCATAACTGCCAGGGAAGCTGTATGCTTGGTACCTTGCCTTCCGTAAGTTCCTTGCTGCTTTTGGGGCCTCGTGGTCTGTGGGAGCAGCTGAAATGCTTTGTTCTGACTTACCTGGTGTGCCCAATGGGGCTGGGCCAGGGAGCTGCCCTTCTTGTTCTCCTAAGGGTAGAGACCCAGGATTTTGTCCACTCTTGGCCATTTAATGAGCAGCAGTAGTTATAGAGCTTCCCTCATGGGGAAGGGAAAAACAGGCAGGCTGGGGCCTGATGGCACCCTCTCTAAAGGGGCCTGCTTTTCAGATCCCACATGGAAGAGAGCCAGAGAGTGGCTCGGCGGCGGAGATTCCCTTTTGCCCGAGAGAGGAGTGACTCTACTGGCTCCAGCTCTGTCTACTTCACGGCCACCTCAGGAGCCACGTTCACAGATGCTGAGAGCGAAGGCGGGTGAGTTTTTTCTCCTGGAGGCAGTTGTGGCTTCAGCTGGATTATgttttgtgaaaatattatttatatagaaaattcACACTGAGCTGCATGAATAATTTTTGGAACAAGGTAAGggtataaatgaataaagcacAGAATAGGTTAAACAAGAAAAACCATCTACCTTATGTCACCCAGCCAAGTGGAATGTTAACAATGCTTGATGCTTGCATCTGTTATTTTCCTCTGAGCAGGTTTTTTTACAGTTACcatgctatttttttatttttatttttcctgtaacATTAGTTGGGCATTTTCCTGTGTTATCATAaggctttataattttttttaagtttattttgagagcaagggaggggcagagagagagagggagagagagaatatcaagcaggctccacgctcccaatgtagagcccaacatggggcttgaactcaggaaccacaggatcatgacctgcgctgaaatcaagagttggacgcttaaccaactgagccacccaggcacccctatatattttaattaagtaggctccatgcccaatgtagggcttgaactcccgaccctgagatcaagagtcacacgctctactgattgagccaaccaggcgcccctattacaaGGGCTTTATAAGCATTGTGTTATGACTTTATTTCCTGCATTCAGTGGCTGGGCCAGGTTTACAGAGCCCTCCAAGCACCAATAGTGCTCCCCTCTCCTGGGAGCTCCTGTGTTCCCACACGGGAGGCTTGCTCATGCTCCCTTGGCATCTTCACAGGTGGGAGCTGACTGTCCCAAGTACTTGGTAGCTTAGCACTTCTGACCATAGGCCTTACTGTGATATGGGCAGCAGGCAGGAGTCTGGTGGACAGCCTCCAAACATGGTCAGGCTAAGGGCTTTTCGATTTTAAGCCAATAGTGCCATTTTGAAACTTCTGTGTCAAGGATGGAGTGTGAATGAACATTTTTGTTGTGCCTGATGCTGTCACTGGCAGCTTCTGCCCTTGTCTATTGCTGGCTCCAGTCATCTAGGTGGCCTGAGATCTCAAGGctgacctttcttcctcctcaagaAAAAGAGTGGCACAGAGAATAGCCCAGCCTTATGTGGGGACAGAAGGGCTGATTTAGTTATAAACATGCACACAGCCATTCAGCAGTGTTCTTTAGCTGAAACACCTTATGATAGTAACTACTGTTCATTTTTCCTGTGACAGCACGCTAAGTACTTTAGAGGCATTTCCTCACCTAATTCTCACAGGGATCCTATGAAGTAGATGCTGCTCTTCTCCCTGTTTCACACATGGAGACTTGAGGCTTAGTGAGGTTTGAtgccttgcccaaggttatacagCTACTGAGTACAGGCTCAGCTGGGCTCGTCTGCAGGGGTAGAGGGTCTATGATCAGGAGGGTCTGTGATTTAAGGCCTGGCTTGGTGGTTGGGGCATAGAAAAGCTTTTTCAGGAAGAAATTTCCATGCAGCCCTTGGGAGTTCTTCCCATGGACTAAAGAGCTGCCACAGCTCACTGCCCAGGAAAGACCTACCCATACTATCCACAGCTGTAGTATCTGTTCAGTACATCTTACTCAGAAAATTTCAGCCTCATTTTCTTGTTTGGGCCATTATACTCTCCTGCCTGTCCTCATtggctttttaagaaaattaagaatggtATTATTACTCTCTTTTTCGATATTACTGCCATTGGGTATCTGTGCTGGATTTGATTATTGCTCGGGCACCTCTTGCTACAAGCTTTAGTCCTCCACTTCTGACTACTGTTGTTGGTGTTGTCTGATCCTTGTTATCTGTATTGTCAAGGGCTCATGGACATGGCCCCTTTCCATTTACCTAATACTTCTGCCTGTTTCCAGAAGGCTGTGTTAGAGGAGGGGGCAAAAATAGAATTCATGTTTGACACATCTGGACTGAAAAGTAAGAAGGACAAAGTGGACCCTGAGACTTAAGGAGCATCTCTGTGCAACCCATTTTTAGCAGGTCActggagatggggaaactgatgTTTGTAAGAGGGTAGAACAGGAGAGGTCACAGCTCTCCCCAAGATCAGGATGTAGAACTCAAGACTCTTAATGATGATTTTAAGAAGTTGTACAAACTTCTGGGAAGAGTGAGAGCCAGGGTGTTTAACCAGGGAGGCCTGTGGGTGCTTCACTGCTTGGAGTGCTCATTGGGGCTCCCAAGGCCATAAAGGGAAGGACAGGCCCATCAGCCATCTGTGATGGGACAAGAGGAAGGGTGGCTTTCTTAATTATAGCTCCAGCAAGCTCAGCCCATGACCGATCGTGTGGCACGTAGAAGCTGATGGTGGCTCGTGGTGCAAGACTCTGGTTTAGCTTGCTGCTATCTGGGGCAGTGGCCgtggtggataattctttttgCCGTGGTCAGTGCCATATaggccaaggggggggggggggtttgggaGGAGACCATAAACCCTGCAACAGCTTTGAACATGTGGGACCAGGGAAGGAGTGCTTCTTTGAAGGAAGAAATGCTAAGACTATTTGATGCCCTACTCCCCTAAAAGCTGTATTGCCCTTTTCTTCCAAATAAAGGAGCAACTTTGAACTCCCAGGGGATCAACTGAATGTGGCAGAGGCAGAATTGCCATGTGGGTTCGTGAGCTTGTTCCCTGAGCATTGTACCAAACACAGCTTTACTTCTTTCCTGGTCAAAACGCAGCTTCCCCTAAAACACCAGCTCCTCCAGTAAGCCTTCCCAGGCATCCCAGCCAAGAAGGATTGCCTACAACCCCATTGCCACCCCTCCTTGGGCATTTATCACCTCATTTAGGTTGGTCTTATCTCCCTCACCAGTTAGTCTCCTATGCCTGGTTGTCTTTGAATGTTTTAGCTCAGCCCTTCTAATGGGGTTTAGGAGGAGTCAAAGAAACTTAATTGTCAGAAGAAGGGGATATGCGTGTAACTGAGTCCTTGATCACTGACTTGGGGGCTCTCCTCAAGGGCTGGAGTAGGGTAGCTCTAGCCTCCTTGCTTCGAGGGAGCCATGGATCCTCTACCTTGTATGGGAACAGTGTGTTCCACCCAAGGGCACAGCTCCAAAGAGACTTTTCAAAGGTCCCTGCTGGTCCCTGCCAGTCCCTGGTAGACCTCAAAAGCCTCAGGGCATGTTAAACAAAaggcacatctctctctctctcctgtctgaTTTCTCCAAGGCCTGGACTGGTGGTCTAAGCGTGAGAAAATGGTATCAGTGTAGAGACGTAGCCCCTGTAGCTGAGCCCTGGCAGCTCACAAGGCTGATGTCTGTGCTTGAGCAATAGTGTCTGCCCATCCACTGCATGCCAGCCAGCCAGGTTGCAAATTAGTGAGGCAGAGCAGAGCTCCCTGAAGCAAGGCTGAGGTGCAGTAAAATGCCTCCTCACTGTTCAGCCTCACTGCCTCACAAGGACCCACCAGCTCTCACTCCGTGGGTGGCAACAAAGTCCCTCCTGACCACTCCTTTTCTTCAGCCATGTGAGCTCTCTGGAGAGACTATGCAGATGCCTCTGCTGTAAAAGGGGTAAGGGTAGGGGTCCCTCCCTGGGAGACTCCTCATTAGAACTCCTAATTGGAGGGGTTTCAGCAGCAGGCAGTGGTGTCTCCCCTTCTAGCAACAGGAAACACGAGACTCCAGCTCTTTGTCCCAGGTAACCCATTTACCCATCTTGCCTTTGGGCCTGGCTGGCATGAGTAGAGGCACTAGTAGACTCTGATTTGATTTTCTCATTTGGGGCAGGCTATTGTCCAAGCTGTAAGAATTGGTTGGGAGTTTCTCTAGGCTGCCTGTGTGTGGTCTTGTTCATCACCAGCCAGGTTGGTTTGTAAAATCCAATGCCACTTTGCCTTGTCCCTTTAATTTCTGAAGTTTTTACTGCACATTGCTAGAGGGGAAAGAACTTGGGTCACATTACTCAGCAAGGTGAAGTTAGGTTTTCAATACCTTACAAGTTCCATAGTAGCTGATCCTGGGACGCTTCATTAGATGAGTCTGGAAGCTCCTTGATAAAGCAGCATGGATGGGACACTAGGTCTGGTTGCTCATTTGGTACTTCTGGATGGAGCTTCACTCCTTGCTGTCTGGCTTTCTGACCTACAGCTCTCAGCCCAACTTTAAATGGTCTTGTATTGTCTTTATTTGTAGGTCTCCCTCTCATCTCTTCTTCAGCCACAGGTATCCTGTCCCTATCTTTCATTCCGGGATGGAGGAAGTCTTATCCCTAAATGGCCCCAAGATCCTCCTTGTGCTTAGGAACCTTTTGGTTCTGACAACCTGCTTTGCTTTCACTCAAGTCTGGAGGTTGCTCTGGTGTCTGGTTCTAGCCCTTGAAAGTCGTACCTTCTCAGTTTTGTCTGAGTCAGCTGGTGGTTAGGGAGAACATCCCAATCAGCTGCTAATGAAGCCAAGAGTAACTTGGCCTCCTCTTTAGTGAGTGCATCAAGGTTGGGGGCTCCTAGGAGGCATTTCTTACGGTGGCCCCAGAGATACCTTCCCAGGGGGTTCTGTTTGGATCTTCCTCCTCTCCTGATTCCAACTGCAAAGTGGCCTTTCCCCATCCCTGCCAAGTTCCTAAGGTTTCCAAGGGCTACTCCTATTGTGGTTTGGGTTTGGCTCCTGACTTAGGAGAGAGGTGTACCTTGAATTGAGAAAGAAAACGTTGCTATTTGGGCTGCCCGTGGCCTCAGAGGCTGGCACCCAACCACATTGGCAGGTGCTTTTGGctgataaaacaaaaatgattgaCAGGCCCTTAGCCTGGTGAGAATCTAGCTCAGGAGATCAGTTCCACCTACATTATAGTTTTTATCTTAAGTATGTCTTTTTTTACTTATAAGAATATATGCTCACTAAAGCAGtcctgtatattaaaaaatacaaaaaagattaCCTTTAATTCTTCTACCCTGAGATCTACTAGCAGTATTTTGGTACATTACTTTTTAGGCAGCTTCTCTTCTAGGCTTTTTCTGATTATCTGCCTGACCTGGCGGTAGCTCAGCATCAGCCCCTGGCTGCCACGGTGTCCCCCGCTGGTCACTCTTTCCCTACAGGAGGCATCATTTTCCCAGCCCATAGTTCCCCCTGGGAAGTTTTCTCTCAAGGACTAATTTCTGCCCTTACGTGATAGAAATGGTTTTTACTTGGGGCTTTGGACAGCATGCCATGAAGAGCCCTTGTTTGTGGGTGGGAATAGACCCTAGGGCTCTGAGGCTAAAAAATCTCCCTTGACCCTGTCTCCCTTGTCTTCTCTACATTTCTCTGCCACAGGTATACAACGGCCAACGCTGAGTCAGACTACGAGCATGACTCTGACAGGGAAAGTGATGACGGGGAAGACGAAGTGAGCTGTGAGACTGtgaagatgggaagaaaggaTTCTCTGGacctggaggtggaggtggaggtggctTCAGGCCCAGCGGTCagagtcctggaggctggaggctccCCTGGCCTGGAGGATGTGCTGCCCCTCCTGCAGCAGGCCGATGAGTTACACCAGGGCAATGAGCAGGGCAAGCGGGAGGGTTTCCAGCTGCTGCTCAACAACAAGCTGGCGGTGAGGCTCCAGCTCCGTCTGCCCTTACTAACCCCCAACCCTCCGAGAACGAAAGCAGGCCCCTGTAGTTGATAAGCCTGAAAGGTGacctgggaagggaagggagggtgagaTGGCTGGTTCTGCATGTACCCCCCAGGGCTGCATGTGCTATTCAAGTAGGCCACGCACTGCCCCCAGGGGCCTAGGTGTGCCGCCTGCCCTAGAGCTTCCTCCCCAGTCCTCTGCCTCCTGTAGAACTACTGCTAAAGAGCTCTACCCTCTTACAGTAGAGAGAAATGTGGAAAGAACcagaatagtttttctttttatttcccttgaggCAGAGCCCAAGCTGCCTGCCCTACTTGAAATTTCTGTAACAAGTGTATAGGTCATTCAACCACAGTTCCTTTCTCTGGTTCACTGCTAGAATTTATGCTCACCCAGGTATAAATACCCCAgttagaatttttccttttcttgggcATTTCCACTTTTTCATTGTGTCAGCAAGATTTCTTTCATTGTGCCTCACTTCATCTTGGAGTTGACCTTTATTCCTCATGGTGTCAGGCCAGAATGCCCTCACTCCGAGGGGTTGTGCAATCTACTATCTAGAGATAATGCGTCCTTAGTTAGCTAAGTGCAGGTGGGAGGACATGGGGATGAAACACTGTGCATAAGGCTGGCCTAATGTCAGTTTATAACACACTAGCTTGGAAACTGAAAGGGTCATGGGGAGAAGGCCAGAGCCCCAGTTCTCTGCAGCTGAAAAAGGGCCTTATCCATCCCTCTGTTTGGTCTGCAGTATGGAAATCGGCAGGATTTTCTCTGGCGTCTGGCCCGGGCCTACAGTGACATGTGTGAGCTCACTGAGGAGGTGAGCGAGAAGAAGTCATATGCCCTAAATGGTAAGTGCTGACAGATTCCTGGTGGGAAGGTGACTGATTCTAGGGGTATAGCTGGCTCATCTGGGGCTCAGGGGAACTACTAAGAGAAGATGTAGGCTGTCAGGGCAGTTGTGGCTCCCTCTTTGACTCAGCACAAACTGTGGTTCCCATGGGCTTCTTCCTTCTTGAGACAGCACAGTCTGTTTCTCTGCACATCATGATTAATACAGGTGCAAATGTTTTTAGGGATAGTTGTATCAAACTAGCGCAATTCTTTGTTCTCACTCCCCAGCTGCAAGAGAGGGCAAAGCCTACTTTATTAATCTGAAGAGGGTTTTTTGCTGTTGCTTAGGAATCTGGTTTGTTACAGAGCCTGTGGAGCATGTGTTCTAAGAACAGGAGTGGAATGTTCGGTGAGGGCCTGTAAGGAGTAGTTTGGAAGACTACTGCTAGCTTAGGAGTCTTTGGGATCAATTTAGCAACTCTTTTACCAAAGTGTATCCTGGGAGGTAGGGTGCATCTGAATCATGCCAAGTTCAGGGCTCTTCCCTGTCATATCACTGAGAATCCTGGGATGTTGAGAAATGACTGGCTTTGTGGGGAAGATGGGTCCTGCCTAGCCATACAGCCCAAGTCAGGCACCATCAATAGACTTCTAGGTCTTATTCAGTTATCTAAAGTCAGTTGAACTATCCAAAGTGGACATGTCTACTTCTTCACTTACAAACATTGAGTCTTTGCTAATGTAGAATCTGACATACCTCAAGGTCATTTGTAGAATTCTGTCAATATAGAAAGACTAGGCCAGTTGAGTTGaatgtttattgatattttcagaaaaatctcCAAGTTTTAACAGAAGGTGCTTAATTTCTGTTTGCTTCTTCTCAAAAGCTTTTGCTTTCCCTCCTAGATTTCAGGTGAGGATTCTGATCAGCTTTTGGGCTAATATCTGGACTCTTGGTATCAACAAGAACCTTTCTTTTTGATCAATGATCATCTCTTATTAGTACCAGTAGCCAGGATGAAACCTGAAGGTGAAGGCAGAGTGGTGATTAGAGCAGCCATAGCCAGTGCTCTGGTCTGGTCTGCAGAGCTTAGCAATTCTGTACAAGTCTACTCCTGCTGGAGGACAGATTGAGCATCTTTGGAGGCCCTGCTTCTAGAATCATGGCTTTTTTAGGACCATCCTTGATGTGTCTAAAGTTCTTCATTTTGTTCTATCTCTAAAAGTCGGACCACCAGGAGGAGACCATAGTGTGGGATCTTAGGTGATAATCTTTTCACCCTCATGTCTAACTTGGCAGGAAGAAACTCTCAGCTCTGATTTTTCTATTAAGAGAGTGCTTTGAAGTGGGCAGGGAAAAATCCACTAAGAGACCATGTCCTCCCACTGATGGGGCCACAGTTGGTCATTGTTTAGAAAGGGGAGgttatagggtgcctgggtggctcagtcaggtgtccTACTGaaggtgtggaggctgcttgggattctctctgcccctcccctgctcatacaagccctctctctcaaaataaaaaagagtggTCTTAAAAAGGGGTGGAGGAAAGGTTATTGGGGAGGGCTGTTATTTCTCATCAGccatcttaaaaatgtatttgttgcaTATGCAACTTTATACCATAATTATAATTTCAGCATGAAGAAACATTTCACATCAGCTAGCCTATCACCTCAACCCATTacttttgttccattttctccatgttCCCTTTGAAGCCCTCTTGGCTTTAATCAAGAAGTCCTATTTTGCAGTGTGCTCTTTTCTCCAGTGTTGTAGGCATGATGTTCTCCAGctagagggctccaggctccttgTTAGCCTAGGAAATCCTTGTCAAGAGCCTTCATGTGTTTAGGCCTTGATTTCTTTATCAGTCTTAGTGCCTAGAAAACTAAGTGAATGTCATCTCTGGTCAGACATTGGTCCTTTTGGCTCTGGTGAGGAGTTTTGATCTAGAGCTGTGTTTAATCTTggaacacaggggcgcctgggtggctcagtcggttaagggactgacttcggctcaggtcatgctctcgcggtttgtgagtttgagccccacgtcaggctctgtgctgtcagctcggagcctggagcctgcttcagatcctgtgtctctttctctctctacccctcccctgctctcagtctgcctctgtctctctctcaaaaataaacaaacattaaaaaaaaaaaattaatcttggaACACAGATCCATTAGAGAATTTGATTAAAGCTGTAGGCCCTCTCCTCAATAAAATGTACCTGTAGGTAAAATTTTATACAACTCCAGAGAATACATGGACACCTTGAAGCCTGTCCACAACCCTCTAAGATAAGGTCTGTTGGGAACAGTTTGATTGCCATTGggttgttttatatttaaaatgctttgaggggcacctgggtggctcagttggttaagtgtctgactttggctctcaCAGTGTGGATTctagccctgagttgggctctgtgctgacagcttagagcctggagcctacttcggactctgtgtccccctttctgcttctccccagcttgtgctctctctttccctctctctcaataaaaaaaaaaaaaaaaaaaaagaaaaaagtttaaaatgcttTGAGCACATCAGGTGGatgctgtaaaaacaaaacaaaacagaaggtaGCTGGGCAGCtgatgacagagacagaaagcttCTCAGGGATAATTTCTGCTTCACCTCGGTCTATTTATAGCTTTTCATTCTGTTCAaactcaaaattatttcaaacaaaCCTAGCCAGGATAGGGATTAGTAAGACCTAGAGCAGTTATTGTTGCCAGAGCTCCTGCTGTGGAAGTGTGCATGGGAACCCTTGTCAACTCTGGATTACCTTTGTCTTACAGGAAAAGAAGAGGCAGAGGCTGCTCTGGAGAAGGGGGATGAGAATGCTGAATGTCACCAGTGGTAATAATCTACAGGGTCGTGGGAAGAGTTAGCATgagttagagtggaagagagccattTCTCTGCCCTGACCACAAAGGCGCTTGCcaaaggagacaggagagggagcagggacctggggggaggggcggggggcgatTTTTGGAAGGTGCCTTGGGAGTGAGGCAAGGGGAAATAGGATTTGTTGTTGGGACTTAGAGAAACGCATAGCTTTTTGAGAGTTATCCTAGCTACAAAATTTGTGGGTTCTTGGCTCTTCAAGGAAGCTGGCACAGTTTGTAGTTTGTCCTGCACAAGCTCTTCCTTCCCCTAGCTGCAGTCCCTGGCTGGTGGTGGACTTTGGCTTCTTTGCTTGGCTTGCATGAGTTAGTTTATCAGCTTACAAAAACATCAACCCTGTTTGTGGTCTTTGTCAGGCAAGGTTCTGCCAACTTCCATGGGTCAAATCCAACTTGTGTCCTAGGGCCTGTTTCCAGCACCTCAAGAGTTTTTAGTGAAAattctcttcccacctctccctTGCTTTCCATATTTCTGCCCTCAGATTGTCTCTGCAAGAGCTCCTCTCAGGGATCAGGTCCTTGGTGCCACTTCCCTGTGTTcttccttggggctcctggacTCCCAAGGATAGAAAATAGCCTTACACTTTATTCTTAGAGAACAGCTGTTTGGGAGGAAATATGGAAATGAGCCTCTGGAAGTATCTGATACAGATGCCCCCAatatttaagtgaataaatgaaaaggcaacttggGTCTCTACACACTCATTTAATGTCAATTGTGCTTCTAGAAACAATGCTGGGGAGATAGGGTAGTaagatgtttgtttttgaagatgGAAAGCTGGCTGGCTTTGTTCCCTGATTGGGTGGGAGGATATAAATCTGAAGCCTGTCTTCATCAGCTTCTGTTGGTTCCCAAATTAACATTAGAATTTCCTAGAGTATCCCATCCCAATTTGTCCACGAGTACAGCTTCCCAGGGACATACTTAAATACTTCTAAAGCTAACGTAGACCTTCTTTTAGGGTCTGCTCAGGAGATGATAAGCAATGTATTTAGGTCCCTTACGTTTTGATGATTATTAGAtccactttttaagtttttatgccCCCGCCATGGCTATATTCCTTACATGGAGAAATTAGTGGAGATTTGGACTGAGACATTGCCTAAATGTTAAGTAGGAGAAGCTTACTGTGGTGGGACCCCACTTTTTTGTACCTAGCATACTTTGGAGAATTGTGAGCCTACCGGTGTTTGTTAAAGAATATGAATTGGGACTACAGATTTATGAAGAgagttttatacatataaaaatgctattttcagCTCTACTTGAGGGGGTTAGAGGGCAGTTGACGAGAAGCCCATTCCTTGTCCTTGAGCTCGCTGCCACTTTCCCCCATAGGTATGCAGTGCTTTGTGGTCAGTTGGCTGAGCATGAGAGCATCCAGAGGCGCATCCAGAGTGGCTTTAGCTTCAAGGTGAGGAAaggcttctcttccttcccttgtaCTGCTCTATTCCAGATTGCCTGCTCTATCCCAGCTCCTTGCAAAGGGTGCTCCTGCAGTGTCTACGACTTGCTCTTCCCTTAGCAACTCTGATGGTAGTTTAGATTTACATTTTTCCCCTCAGGAGCATGTGGACAAAGCCATTGCTCTCCAGCCAGAAAACCCTATGGCTCACTTTCTTCTTGGCAGGTGGTGCTACCAGGTAAGCTAAATTCTGGGGCCTAGTATCAAGGCCCTAAGTGTCCCGTGACACTGCTATCCTTGCAGTGAAAACCTGCAAGCAGGGGCCGTAGCCTGGTCTGGCTCAAGTACCCATTTCCTCTGAATGGTTGTGTTATGGGTGACTGGACCCAGCCCTATCTGACCATGTTTTAAGTACAGAATATTTGATGTTCTTAAAGatacttaaaactttttatttacacCTTGCTCTTTTGGTGGCAGGTCTCTCACCTGAGCTGGCTAGAGAAAAAAACTGCTACAGCCTTGTTCGAAAGCCCTCTCAGTGCCACTGTGCAGGATGCCCTCCAGAGCTTCCTAAAGGTATGGGGAAGGAAGGGACGGATTTCTGGTAGGGGGGAATTTTCTATGGGAGAATCAGAACCACTTGGATAGCTTATAAAAATAGAGTTCCTTGGATGACTGGATCAGTCTTTGGGTTGGGAACTGGAAAGCTCTATTTAATAAACCTCAGCCTGACTTGAACATGGTAATCCCCTTACTGAACCGCATTCCTCCCTTTTTCTAGGCTGAAGAACTACAGCCAGGATTTTCCAAAGCAGGGAGGGTATATATTTCCAAGGTAAACTCACCTGCCTT
Proteins encoded:
- the RMDN3 gene encoding regulator of microtubule dynamics protein 3 isoform X2, encoding MSRLGVLGGAQAGLGLLLGTAAGLGFLCALYSQRWKRTQRHGHSHSQSLPNSLDYTQTSEPGRQVRPLWAVPGEAGDGAVLPSLPREGQEEVLDRLDFVLSSLAALRREVEELRSSLQGLAGQIVGEVRSHMEESQRVARRRRFPFARERSDSTGSSSVYFTATSGATFTDAESEGGYTTANAESDYEHDSDRESDDGEDEVSCETVKMGRKDSLDLEVEVEVASGPAVRVLEAGGSPGLEDVLPLLQQADELHQGNEQGKREGFQLLLNNKLAYGNRQDFLWRLARAYSDMCELTEEVSEKKSYALNGKEEAEAALEKGDENAECHQWYAVLCGQLAEHESIQRRIQSGFSFKEHVDKAIALQPENPMAHFLLGRWCYQVSHLSWLEKKTATALFESPLSATVQDALQSFLKAEELQPGFSKAGRVYISKCYRELGKNSEARQWMKLALELPDVTNEVLMF
- the RMDN3 gene encoding regulator of microtubule dynamics protein 3 isoform X1, with the translated sequence MSRLGVLGGAQAGLGLLLGTAAGLGFLCALYSQRWKRTQRHGHSHSQSLPNSLDYTQTSEPGRQVRPLWAVPGEAGDGAVLPSLPREGQEEVLDRLDFVLSSLAALRREVEELRSSLQGLAGQIVGEVRSHMEESQRVARRRRFPFARERSDSTGSSSVYFTATSGATFTDAESEGGYTTANAESDYEHDSDRESDDGEDEVSCETVKMGRKDSLDLEVEVEVASGPAVRVLEAGGSPGLEDVLPLLQQADELHQGNEQGKREGFQLLLNNKLAYGNRQDFLWRLARAYSDMCELTEEVSEKKSYALNGKEEAEAALEKGDENAECHQWYAVLCGQLAEHESIQRRIQSGFSFKEHVDKAIALQPENPMAHFLLGRWCYQVSHLSWLEKKTATALFESPLSATVQDALQSFLKAEELQPGFSKAGRVYISKCYRELGKNSEARQWMKLALELPDVTNEDSAFQKDLEELEVILRE
- the RMDN3 gene encoding regulator of microtubule dynamics protein 3 isoform X3, coding for MEESQRVARRRRFPFARERSDSTGSSSVYFTATSGATFTDAESEGGYTTANAESDYEHDSDRESDDGEDEVSCETVKMGRKDSLDLEVEVEVASGPAVRVLEAGGSPGLEDVLPLLQQADELHQGNEQGKREGFQLLLNNKLAYGNRQDFLWRLARAYSDMCELTEEVSEKKSYALNGKEEAEAALEKGDENAECHQWYAVLCGQLAEHESIQRRIQSGFSFKEHVDKAIALQPENPMAHFLLGRWCYQVSHLSWLEKKTATALFESPLSATVQDALQSFLKAEELQPGFSKAGRVYISKCYRELGKNSEARQWMKLALELPDVTNEDSAFQKDLEELEVILRE